Genomic segment of Desulfovibrio sp.:
CATCTTTCGGGATGGGAAAGTCCAGGACAAGCCAGTACTGATGAGCAAGATGAGAGGCTTCCTGCGCAGTAGGCGGTGTCGGCCACAAAAGGTGAAAAAGTATCTCGAGAGAATCATGCGTCGTCTCTGCCAAGGATGCGTAATTGAGGTTATTGTGTTCTAATATTTAGTGGATTAGGTATGTTTAAGAGCGAAAAATTTAAATTTCTTGTCGATCGGACAGTCCTCAGATTTCAATTGGATTGGCGCTATTCTTGGAGCAGTCGTCCAGCTCGGAGCATTTTATGGTCAGTGCTTTTTTGCACATTGCTACTAACAGGCTTGGTTCCCTGGTCATTCACCTACTGGGTTGATATCCCTCAATGGACCAACCCCTGGCGTGCTTCGGATTTTGTGGCGATGTTCGCCCCAGGTGCGGATTACTGGCCCATATACCAAGCTTCGGCAACTCTTGCGGCCGGGCAGTCCCTGTACAGTCCAACTCCAGATATTCCTGACGACAAAAAAGATCCGGGGGCCAAGCCGGAAACAGGGTTCAGTCAATATTCCTACCCCCCTCCTTTGGCTTACATACTACTGCCCCTGTCGCGTCTACCGTTTCCACAAAGCTATAATTGTATTGTCACATTAAACGTAATCATGACCGTACTGGGCATATGGTTTGCTGCGAGATGCCTGCCGTGGGCTTGGCCAGCCTTTTTTGCGGGACTAGTACTTTACGGGCAATCCAGCTTTATGCACTTTGAAATTGAAAGGGGACAGACAAACGGATTAACACTATTATGTATTTCTTTGATGGCTTACATATATTTTCGAAAGAAGAATTCGTGGCTAGCTGGGACGCTATTAGCCCTTGCCACTCTAATTAAAATGACCCCGCTGTTGTTGTTTTTCTGTTTTATTGTTCGCAGAGATACAGTGGCCATTCTGTCTGGTATTGGCACATCCTTGGTTGTAATATTTATTACTGGAGTCTGGAACTGGGCATACTGGATTTCCGATGTTGCTCCATACTGGTCCAGGGTTTCGGTGGGCTGGGGAATGGATCATAGCCTTAATTACCTGTTAACATGGTTTTTTCTTGATTCGAACGACCTCAAGTTGGTCGCATTCGCATCCATGGCAACCTTAACTATTTTGTTTGCTATTTTTGTCATGTTAAACAAGCAGCGAGACAATTACTTTTTCCTCGAGCTGTCAATTTTAAGCATCATTATGAACTTGAGTTTGCCATGGTCTGCGAATTATAAACTATTGATGCTTGCTTTTCCTCTGTTGTCAATCTTCTGCATACCGTATTTTAAATTTCTACTCAGCAACCATACTATTGCCTCTATCCCTTTTCTTACATCTCTATGGCTTATTGTCCCTGTCACATCTCTGCAAGTGATTCATTTTTTTACGGCGATTCTACCTGCAATATTTAGAGGGAAGCGCTTTACAAGGCTAGAGTTTTACAACATAATATCTCAGCGAGTGCTCGAAAACAACTCAATTGACTCGCTATTCGCCGATCGGCGTTGTGCGGTAGGGTTGGTTTTGCTGTTAATTGCTCTCATTGCTCTTTATGCAAAAACTACGTTTATATCGCGCGACCGTAGCCTGTCACTCAGTCAAAGGA
This window contains:
- a CDS encoding DUF2029 domain-containing protein → MFKSEKFKFLVDRTVLRFQLDWRYSWSSRPARSILWSVLFCTLLLTGLVPWSFTYWVDIPQWTNPWRASDFVAMFAPGADYWPIYQASATLAAGQSLYSPTPDIPDDKKDPGAKPETGFSQYSYPPPLAYILLPLSRLPFPQSYNCIVTLNVIMTVLGIWFAARCLPWAWPAFFAGLVLYGQSSFMHFEIERGQTNGLTLLCISLMAYIYFRKKNSWLAGTLLALATLIKMTPLLLFFCFIVRRDTVAILSGIGTSLVVIFITGVWNWAYWISDVAPYWSRVSVGWGMDHSLNYLLTWFFLDSNDLKLVAFASMATLTILFAIFVMLNKQRDNYFFLELSILSIIMNLSLPWSANYKLLMLAFPLLSIFCIPYFKFLLSNHTIASIPFLTSLWLIVPVTSLQVIHFFTAILPAIFRGKRFTRLEFYNIISQRVLENNSIDSLFADRRCAVGLVLLLIALIALYAKTTFISRDRSLSLSQRSRRVMAQG